Proteins encoded in a region of the Candidatus Poribacteria bacterium genome:
- a CDS encoding NHL repeat-containing protein, with product MNSKRHLSSNSGYSEAKQTPNEVKFQTSLLKSAQSAIIRSLGCLFLLFCVSCGLPKSEVAQPVEILPSNRERNAPPILGVRYIETLGRTGQGAGEFRTPLGLTIDEADRIYIADAGNNRVQVIDDAGNFMTEFGSRGWQTGEFDHPTDIALSFQRSYRLYVADTGNNRVQYCNFVDRIFYPLSESVDDILLDRPEGIGIGRNGEVYVVDTGNHRWIEFNVAGVPVVARGSFGSGKEQLWNPTDLDVDAHGNVYVVDTGNHLIKKYDFSGNPINTWGGEGDALGQLREPKCITLDEWNYLYVTDSGNRRIQVFAPDGKTITEFSAAALLDPAGIAVSKTGRVFVSDAEANDIKVFQVFRKK from the coding sequence ATGAACAGCAAACGACATTTGTCTTCAAATTCAGGGTACAGCGAGGCTAAACAAACCCCCAATGAAGTGAAATTTCAAACATCACTCCTGAAGTCCGCCCAAAGTGCCATTATTAGAAGTCTCGGTTGTCTTTTTCTTCTGTTCTGTGTGAGCTGCGGTCTACCCAAAAGTGAAGTCGCACAGCCGGTTGAAATTCTACCCTCAAACCGCGAACGGAATGCGCCACCTATATTGGGTGTCCGTTATATTGAAACACTCGGTAGAACTGGACAAGGGGCGGGCGAATTTCGGACCCCATTGGGACTCACTATAGACGAAGCGGACAGGATTTACATCGCCGACGCTGGTAACAATCGGGTGCAAGTGATTGACGATGCTGGGAATTTCATGACGGAATTCGGAAGTCGCGGGTGGCAAACAGGGGAATTTGACCATCCAACAGACATCGCTCTGAGTTTCCAACGCAGTTACCGCCTCTATGTAGCAGATACGGGTAACAATCGCGTACAATACTGCAATTTCGTTGACCGTATTTTCTATCCACTCAGTGAAAGCGTAGATGATATTCTATTGGACCGACCCGAAGGCATCGGTATCGGACGAAATGGCGAGGTTTACGTTGTTGATACGGGCAATCATCGCTGGATTGAATTTAATGTCGCAGGGGTACCCGTTGTCGCACGCGGAAGCTTCGGGAGCGGTAAGGAACAACTCTGGAACCCAACAGACTTGGACGTTGATGCTCACGGGAACGTTTATGTCGTTGATACAGGGAACCATCTCATTAAAAAATACGACTTCAGTGGCAACCCTATCAATACATGGGGCGGTGAAGGCGACGCGCTTGGACAACTACGGGAACCGAAGTGCATCACCTTGGACGAATGGAATTATCTTTATGTAACAGACAGCGGCAACCGACGTATTCAAGTTTTTGCGCCTGATGGTAAAACCATCACCGAATTCAGTGCCGCTGCGCTCTTAGACCCCGCAGGCATCGCCGTCTCAAAAACAGGACGTGTCTTTGTGAGCGATGCCGAAGCGAATGACATAAAGGTATTCCAAGTTTTCCGTAAAAAATAG
- a CDS encoding ROK family protein — translation MKYSIGVDLGGTDIKAGLVSSVGDISCRVILPTDVEVGGPKFVAARIAEAVRQVIVKAPENHRDTSEIWIGLGAPGLIIAETGVVHFSPNFPGWSDIPLVDYVNAELAKLSIPKNAVKRNSQIKNYKLILKGMDNDVNVMTLGEFRHGAGVGYKSIVALTLGTGVGGGVVIDGQLYHGSQNTAGELGHTIVDPNGRYCGCGNQGCLEAYAGAKNIVERTEERIKTGRETILLGEVTNLASDGTSLTPRQIAEAAQAGDQLAMEIFAETGRYIGIALTSIAHILNPQIAIIGGGIAEAGEKLLFEPIRAELAKRAMDIPAQMKIVKAHLGNDAGIVGAAVLAFESEGPAL, via the coding sequence ATGAAATACAGCATCGGCGTTGACCTCGGCGGAACAGACATCAAGGCAGGATTAGTCTCATCGGTAGGCGATATTTCTTGCCGCGTCATTCTTCCTACAGATGTTGAAGTAGGTGGTCCTAAATTCGTAGCGGCTCGAATCGCGGAAGCCGTTCGTCAGGTGATTGTGAAAGCACCTGAAAATCACCGGGACACAAGTGAGATTTGGATCGGATTAGGAGCACCCGGACTTATCATCGCTGAAACAGGTGTTGTCCATTTTTCTCCTAACTTCCCCGGCTGGAGTGACATACCACTTGTGGATTATGTGAACGCAGAACTGGCGAAGTTGAGTATCCCGAAGAATGCTGTAAAGCGTAACTCACAAATCAAGAACTACAAACTCATATTAAAGGGTATGGATAACGACGTGAACGTGATGACATTGGGGGAATTTCGTCACGGTGCTGGTGTTGGATACAAAAGCATTGTCGCATTAACGCTCGGTACAGGGGTCGGTGGAGGTGTTGTCATTGATGGGCAACTCTATCATGGAAGTCAAAATACTGCGGGCGAACTCGGACATACGATCGTTGACCCCAACGGGCGTTACTGTGGCTGTGGCAATCAGGGGTGTCTTGAGGCGTATGCTGGCGCGAAAAATATCGTTGAACGCACTGAGGAAAGAATCAAAACAGGACGAGAAACGATTTTACTCGGCGAGGTTACAAACCTCGCCAGCGACGGAACATCACTAACACCACGGCAAATAGCGGAGGCAGCCCAAGCAGGGGACCAACTCGCAATGGAAATTTTTGCTGAAACAGGACGGTATATCGGCATCGCGCTCACTTCAATAGCGCATATTCTCAATCCACAAATCGCAATCATCGGAGGTGGTATAGCGGAAGCCGGTGAAAAACTCCTTTTTGAACCGATTCGCGCTGAACTCGCCAAACGTGCCATGGACATTCCAGCACAAATGAAAATCGTAAAGGCACACCTCGGAAATGATGCCGGCATTGTAGGTGCAGCGGTGCTCGCCTTTGAAAGTGAGGGACCGGCATTGTAA
- a CDS encoding galactokinase encodes MITTKTVENRISFAAQKFEEIFGGPSTFTASAPGRVNLIGEHTDYNDGYVFPVAIDKYLNIAARQRSDRYVRLHALDVKDSYEFNLSSPPSTEQAPAWSHYLLGVASLLQASGKKISGIDAVITGDVPIGAGLSSSAALSVSAALTFLTASSETSSLENPSKPKIDNKELAALCQQVEHEFAGVNCGIMDQTISLLGREDQALFLDCRSLEHEHIPLNLKAHHIAICNTKVKRELAASEYNKRRAECERGVDILEQWLPGISSLRDISLADFKKYEDELPALTQKRCRYVIEENARVLDAVFALKTRTDESLGQFGRLMNVSHKGLRDDYEVSCVELDLLTDLARSIEGVIGSRMTGAGFGGCTVSIVHEDALETFRTLVTKEYHKQTGIEPEIYLCNVSGGAQVFWE; translated from the coding sequence ATGATAACAACCAAAACGGTTGAGAATCGCATCTCCTTCGCTGCGCAGAAATTTGAAGAAATCTTCGGTGGTCCATCCACATTCACCGCATCAGCCCCGGGCAGAGTAAACCTCATCGGTGAGCACACGGATTACAATGACGGTTATGTGTTTCCAGTCGCGATTGATAAGTATCTCAATATCGCCGCACGTCAACGATCTGATAGATATGTCAGGTTACACGCCTTGGATGTCAAAGATTCTTACGAATTCAACCTTAGCAGCCCTCCGTCTACTGAACAGGCACCAGCATGGAGTCATTACCTCTTGGGGGTCGCGTCCCTCCTACAAGCATCTGGGAAAAAAATATCCGGTATAGATGCCGTCATTACAGGCGATGTGCCGATTGGTGCAGGCTTGAGTTCTTCGGCAGCACTTTCAGTCTCAGCTGCGCTCACTTTTTTAACCGCCAGTTCTGAAACCTCATCACTGGAAAATCCGTCAAAACCAAAGATTGATAACAAAGAACTCGCCGCGTTATGCCAACAGGTAGAACACGAATTTGCCGGTGTTAATTGCGGTATCATGGACCAGACCATCTCCCTGCTGGGGCGGGAGGATCAAGCACTTTTCCTCGACTGCCGCTCGCTTGAACACGAGCATATCCCCCTCAATTTGAAAGCGCATCATATTGCCATTTGCAACACGAAAGTAAAACGCGAGCTCGCTGCTTCTGAATATAATAAGCGACGTGCAGAATGCGAAAGAGGTGTTGACATCCTCGAACAGTGGTTACCCGGTATCTCCTCACTTCGCGATATTTCGTTAGCAGATTTCAAAAAATATGAAGATGAACTTCCGGCGTTAACACAAAAGAGGTGTCGGTATGTGATTGAGGAGAACGCGCGTGTTCTTGATGCTGTCTTCGCGCTTAAGACGCGAACAGACGAATCGCTTGGACAATTCGGTAGACTCATGAACGTATCACACAAAGGATTGCGGGACGATTACGAAGTTAGTTGCGTAGAGTTAGATCTGCTTACTGACCTTGCACGCAGCATCGAAGGCGTGATCGGCAGCCGAATGACGGGGGCTGGTTTCGGCGGATGTACAGTCAGCATCGTTCACGAAGACGCTTTAGAAACGTTCCGAACGCTCGTGACGAAGGAATACCACAAACAGACCGGCATTGAACCCGAAATTTATCTCTGCAATGTCAGTGGCGGTGCACAAGTTTTTTGGGAATAA
- a CDS encoding STAS domain-containing protein: protein MQVNLRHKGSITILDIEGRIIGADALALKTIIDQQIQVIDSEDEHAEKLNLILNMERVQMMDSSGLGALVASHTAIRRGGGNVVLLNLGGNVRSLIVMAKLMTIFDCYNTEAEAIAGIMKA, encoded by the coding sequence ATGCAAGTCAACCTTCGACACAAAGGCAGTATTACAATTCTGGATATTGAGGGAAGAATTATTGGGGCAGATGCCTTAGCTCTCAAAACCATCATTGATCAACAAATTCAAGTAATAGATAGTGAAGATGAGCACGCGGAGAAACTCAATTTAATTCTAAATATGGAGCGGGTCCAGATGATGGACAGCTCCGGCTTAGGCGCACTTGTCGCTTCTCATACTGCTATCCGACGGGGTGGAGGAAACGTTGTACTCTTGAACCTCGGTGGCAACGTCAGAAGTCTAATTGTCATGGCAAAGTTGATGACAATTTTTGACTGCTATAATACAGAAGCAGAAGCGATAGCCGGAATTATGAAGGCTTAA
- a CDS encoding ATP-binding protein yields MGERTKQIITLSLPSSMQHVGLLKVIVTEILKETDFTEDIQEQINLAVIEAGTNATKHGNEEDPGRKIAFQLILAEDKLTIDTEDEGGGFTPKDTETEHVITLTLPSSMQHVYLLDVVVTEILKETDFTEDIQEQINLAVIEAGTNAIKHGNKEDPNKKATLEFTLAEDKLAILIKDEGVGFTRKEVADPLDPENLLKSSGRGLFLMEACMDSVTYEANGTIIKMVKYKETA; encoded by the coding sequence GTGGGTGAGAGAACTAAACAGATTATTACACTTTCTCTCCCAAGTTCAATGCAACATGTTGGTCTGCTCAAGGTTATTGTCACGGAGATTTTGAAAGAGACAGATTTTACCGAGGACATACAAGAGCAGATTAATCTTGCTGTCATTGAAGCGGGTACAAACGCAACCAAGCATGGCAACGAAGAGGATCCGGGCAGAAAAATTGCTTTTCAGTTAATTCTCGCCGAGGATAAACTAACCATTGACACCGAGGACGAAGGCGGAGGATTTACCCCTAAAGATACTGAAACTGAACACGTCATCACGCTTACGCTTCCAAGTTCAATGCAACATGTTTACCTACTTGACGTTGTTGTCACGGAGATTTTGAAAGAGACAGATTTTACCGAGGACATACAAGAGCAGATTAATCTTGCTGTCATTGAAGCGGGTACAAACGCGATCAAACACGGCAACAAAGAGGATCCGAACAAAAAAGCGACCCTCGAATTCACGCTTGCTGAGGATAAACTGGCGATCCTTATTAAAGACGAAGGGGTCGGGTTTACACGCAAAGAAGTCGCCGATCCGCTTGATCCAGAGAACCTGCTCAAAAGTAGTGGTAGAGGTTTATTTTTGATGGAAGCCTGTATGGACTCTGTAACCTATGAAGCCAATGGTACCATCATCAAAATGGTTAAATATAAGGAAACCGCATAA
- a CDS encoding SpoIIE family protein phosphatase, whose protein sequence is MAETILVVDDDLDILELLKMNLEPEGYNVRTANDGESAVQSAYMDPPDLILLDVMMPHKDGLQVIEELKETEHTKNVPVILLTARGQTEDKVRGLDTGADDYITKPFDLREVTARVEAVLGRTRPIKYINPLMHAMGDGFSEEGVQRLAGHLQAAAAIQKKLLPEQAPTLKGFDIATLLQSSTSVSGDFYDFIPLSETRMGIVLGDVKGNGIPAALLMVMIRTALRLLCHEEETPALILKRINDLVVRDTEADLFATMIYGILDITSSTFTYSNGGHCYPFHQKNTQEITLLKTGGMLIGAFEEATFASETCSLSPGDALLFYTDGITETAASDSAVSGENQGEATKSTQDDAFQDVIPMDMFYGGDRLADCLSKNAALPASALCEAVVDDLAVFSGSTTPHDDRALIIIKRDT, encoded by the coding sequence ATGGCTGAAACGATTTTGGTTGTCGATGACGATCTTGATATCCTCGAATTGCTAAAGATGAATCTCGAACCGGAGGGCTACAACGTCCGGACTGCAAATGACGGTGAGAGTGCAGTGCAAAGCGCATATATGGATCCGCCGGATCTTATCCTTCTTGATGTAATGATGCCACATAAAGACGGTCTCCAAGTCATTGAGGAATTGAAGGAGACGGAACACACAAAAAACGTGCCAGTCATTTTGCTCACTGCCCGTGGACAGACGGAGGATAAAGTCCGCGGTTTGGATACCGGCGCAGACGATTATATCACGAAACCTTTCGATCTCCGTGAAGTAACGGCGCGGGTCGAAGCAGTTTTAGGTAGAACCCGACCCATCAAATACATCAACCCATTAATGCATGCAATGGGGGACGGGTTCAGTGAAGAAGGGGTACAACGACTCGCGGGGCATCTTCAAGCCGCCGCTGCTATTCAAAAAAAATTATTACCAGAACAGGCACCAACTCTTAAAGGATTCGACATTGCAACCCTACTTCAAAGTTCAACATCTGTCTCTGGCGATTTCTATGATTTCATTCCGTTGAGCGAAACACGGATGGGGATCGTTCTTGGGGATGTAAAGGGTAACGGCATTCCGGCAGCACTCTTAATGGTAATGATTCGGACAGCACTCCGTTTACTCTGTCATGAGGAAGAGACCCCCGCGTTGATCCTCAAACGAATTAATGATTTAGTGGTGCGGGACACCGAGGCAGATCTGTTCGCAACAATGATTTACGGTATATTGGACATAACGAGTTCAACTTTCACATATTCAAATGGAGGACACTGCTATCCATTTCATCAGAAGAATACGCAAGAGATAACACTCCTAAAAACGGGGGGCATGTTGATAGGCGCGTTTGAAGAAGCAACATTTGCCAGCGAGACCTGTTCGTTATCTCCGGGCGATGCCCTCCTTTTTTATACCGACGGTATTACTGAAACAGCTGCCAGCGATAGCGCAGTTTCCGGTGAAAATCAGGGAGAGGCTACAAAGTCAACACAAGATGACGCGTTCCAAGATGTGATACCGATGGATATGTTTTACGGTGGAGACAGGCTCGCCGACTGCCTTTCCAAAAATGCCGCATTGCCAGCATCCGCGTTATGTGAAGCGGTCGTTGACGATTTAGCAGTGTTTAGTGGAAGCACAACACCTCATGACGACAGAGCATTAATCATTATCAAACGAGACACTTAA
- a CDS encoding ATP-binding protein, producing MANIKDKNPTKHSRFKVGLRGQQVVLFLLVALMPLFVVSLTIKFLGENALKETVGENLVLLAQEKLARADNAISEKITKIQGELPNIQSAVVYSNTANDKQIVFLSAWERLEDSIRLLETYAGYKTEVTITNAFGYVLRSNNQRLDYDATKMLPHQVQDRYWWQRAYNNGIGYPFVEDVIYDKTRGVHLLPIALPVVNEEKNNTVGVLRTFLFLPELTSLVESQPELAETYTILTNESGKIVASSPQSGYQVDSYIEMSNAVEEAIIEGKKGVDGKFYGYEPEGETDAFAEPRIYGWARTQPLNTEPWKVQQNFSNWIVFTSRPISSAYAGVVRLNRYIFYVTIASSCIVILIAWWAAQRIATPILKVAQAARNVGQGEFDSEITVDSDDEVGVLAKEFNEMRRNLKTAVDQLTQEERKLTAIVDNLGEGLIVVEPTGRVLYVNPVAERLLNLGNTADYENFIVIDTGAGVINWRKTSEGVEGTKTETRTVDTKILSSSQREVSQHQTMIAEVNVNGNQSNGDSSRVLRIISSHFPDEHNNVAGTVYVFDDITNEHEIEQMKSEFVSLVSHELRTPLTSIIGFISLILDGKTGKINQKQHESLSRAHRQSKRLAALINDLLDVSRIEAGRIELKQEHVKIDWVAERRIEELRPQADEKAISLFLKAQSNLPSMIADADRIGQIFVNLIGNAIKFTPDNGKVTVRISKAQQNGSLTEGVHVEVVDTGPGIPTEEREKVFDKFQQLGSVQTRQPYGGTGLGLSIAAGIVEAHGGRLWVDAGDNGIGSNFQFFIPLEKGKNG from the coding sequence GTGGCGAACATAAAAGATAAAAATCCTACGAAGCACTCTCGGTTTAAGGTGGGTTTACGCGGTCAACAGGTGGTTCTATTTCTGTTAGTCGCCCTGATGCCGTTGTTTGTCGTTTCATTAACCATCAAGTTTTTAGGTGAAAATGCGCTAAAAGAGACCGTTGGCGAAAACCTCGTTCTTCTTGCACAAGAAAAACTTGCCCGTGCAGACAACGCCATCTCCGAAAAAATTACAAAGATACAGGGAGAACTTCCAAACATTCAATCAGCAGTTGTGTATTCGAATACTGCTAATGACAAACAGATCGTATTTCTCAGCGCATGGGAACGGCTCGAAGATAGCATCCGTCTGCTTGAAACGTATGCAGGCTATAAAACCGAAGTAACCATTACCAACGCCTTCGGGTATGTCCTTCGCTCGAATAACCAACGACTGGATTACGACGCAACAAAAATGCTCCCACACCAAGTGCAAGACAGGTATTGGTGGCAAAGAGCCTATAACAATGGCATAGGTTACCCATTTGTGGAAGATGTCATCTATGATAAAACGCGAGGCGTGCATCTTCTTCCAATTGCATTGCCAGTTGTTAATGAAGAAAAAAATAACACGGTGGGTGTGCTGAGAACGTTTCTATTTCTGCCCGAACTCACCAGTTTAGTTGAATCACAACCGGAATTGGCTGAAACATACACGATTTTAACAAACGAATCTGGCAAGATAGTTGCCAGCTCACCACAAAGTGGGTATCAAGTAGACAGTTATATAGAGATGAGCAACGCTGTAGAGGAGGCAATTATTGAGGGAAAAAAGGGCGTTGATGGAAAGTTTTACGGTTATGAACCGGAAGGTGAGACCGATGCATTCGCTGAACCGCGCATCTATGGCTGGGCACGGACACAACCTTTAAATACAGAACCTTGGAAGGTTCAACAAAATTTTAGCAACTGGATAGTTTTTACTTCGCGTCCTATTTCCTCCGCTTACGCTGGTGTTGTCAGATTGAACAGATATATTTTTTATGTTACCATTGCGTCAAGTTGTATCGTTATACTAATTGCGTGGTGGGCGGCACAGCGGATAGCGACACCGATCCTGAAAGTTGCACAAGCAGCACGTAACGTTGGGCAAGGCGAATTCGACAGCGAAATTACCGTTGACAGTGATGACGAAGTCGGTGTCCTCGCCAAAGAATTCAATGAGATGCGTCGGAATCTGAAAACCGCGGTCGATCAGCTCACACAGGAAGAAAGGAAACTTACTGCTATCGTAGACAACCTCGGGGAAGGTCTGATTGTTGTTGAACCTACTGGACGGGTCCTGTACGTCAATCCTGTGGCTGAACGTCTTCTGAATCTCGGAAATACTGCTGATTACGAGAACTTTATCGTCATTGACACAGGGGCAGGTGTAATCAATTGGAGGAAAACATCAGAAGGTGTCGAGGGCACAAAAACAGAGACAAGAACGGTTGATACGAAAATTTTGTCTTCCTCTCAACGTGAAGTGTCACAACATCAAACGATGATTGCTGAGGTGAACGTCAACGGGAATCAATCAAACGGTGACAGTTCCCGAGTTCTTCGCATTATATCAAGTCATTTCCCTGATGAACACAATAACGTTGCTGGCACTGTTTATGTTTTTGATGACATCACGAATGAACACGAAATAGAACAAATGAAGTCGGAGTTCGTTTCCCTTGTTTCGCACGAATTGCGAACACCGCTGACCTCCATCATCGGATTTATTTCGCTAATACTTGATGGGAAAACTGGCAAAATTAATCAGAAACAACACGAAAGTCTGAGTCGAGCGCATCGCCAGTCGAAACGACTCGCCGCCCTTATTAATGATCTACTTGATGTTTCCCGGATTGAAGCGGGACGTATTGAACTGAAGCAGGAGCACGTAAAAATAGACTGGGTAGCCGAACGCAGAATTGAGGAACTTCGTCCACAAGCAGACGAGAAAGCCATCTCTCTATTCTTGAAGGCACAATCTAATCTACCATCAATGATTGCGGACGCAGATCGAATTGGGCAAATTTTTGTTAACCTCATCGGAAATGCTATCAAATTTACACCAGATAATGGAAAGGTGACGGTCCGAATATCAAAAGCTCAGCAGAACGGGAGCCTTACCGAAGGGGTCCACGTTGAAGTCGTTGACACAGGACCCGGGATCCCCACTGAAGAGAGGGAAAAGGTTTTTGATAAATTCCAACAACTTGGGAGTGTTCAGACTCGACAACCATACGGAGGTACTGGCTTAGGGCTTTCAATCGCCGCTGGCATCGTTGAAGCACACGGTGGACGCTTATGGGTGGATGCTGGCGATAATGGAATAGGGTCCAACTTCCAGTTTTTCATCCCGTTGGAAAAGGGGAAAAATGGCTGA
- a CDS encoding STAS domain-containing protein produces MNFETTIGGENISILHVEGKILGNAADVFRREMNEQLQTGRDKLVVNLMNVPLIDSSALGAIVITLKSCQQSGGKLVLLNPQKAVREVLEVTQLNTVIEIYDTEEGACAAFT; encoded by the coding sequence ATGAATTTCGAGACAACGATTGGGGGAGAAAATATTTCCATTCTTCACGTGGAAGGGAAAATTCTTGGAAATGCGGCAGATGTGTTTCGCAGAGAAATGAATGAGCAACTTCAAACTGGACGTGATAAGTTAGTGGTTAATCTAATGAACGTTCCATTAATCGATAGCAGCGCATTAGGCGCAATCGTGATCACTTTGAAGTCCTGTCAGCAATCAGGTGGAAAGTTGGTTCTACTCAACCCACAGAAAGCCGTTAGGGAAGTTTTGGAGGTAACGCAGCTCAACACCGTCATTGAGATTTATGATACGGAGGAAGGCGCGTGCGCCGCTTTCACATAG
- the rsmG gene encoding 16S rRNA (guanine(527)-N(7))-methyltransferase RsmG: MVKYEQHLKETFNHYGFPLTAHQVAQFDRYRTELLRWNEHINLTAITDNDEIIHKHFLDSLSVLEHISLKTDDSVIDIGTGAGFPGIALKIYIPDIRLTLVESSKKKVGFLKFLVPQLDLHRRASVEILAERAEVCSQQQEHIGTYDWVFTRYVAAIRDSAVYCMPLLKPTGKWVAYKSGEETIKSEIDESATCLRALGGTIENVLQNPKFDRSYIVMRRVKL; the protein is encoded by the coding sequence GTGGTGAAGTACGAGCAACATTTAAAAGAGACATTCAATCATTACGGATTTCCATTAACAGCACATCAGGTAGCACAATTTGACCGATATCGTACCGAGCTGCTGCGGTGGAATGAACACATTAACCTGACAGCGATCACAGATAATGACGAAATTATTCATAAACATTTTCTTGATTCGCTGAGCGTCTTGGAACACATCTCACTAAAGACAGACGATTCCGTGATTGATATTGGAACAGGTGCCGGATTCCCAGGGATTGCGTTGAAAATTTACATCCCTGACATACGCTTAACGCTGGTTGAATCGTCGAAAAAGAAGGTGGGTTTTCTAAAATTTCTGGTTCCGCAATTGGACCTGCACCGAAGAGCCAGCGTTGAAATCCTCGCGGAACGTGCGGAAGTCTGTTCGCAACAGCAGGAACATATTGGAACGTACGATTGGGTATTTACCCGTTATGTCGCAGCGATTCGGGACTCGGCAGTGTATTGCATGCCTTTGCTGAAACCGACCGGAAAGTGGGTAGCGTATAAGTCTGGTGAAGAAACAATCAAATCTGAAATTGACGAAAGTGCTACGTGTCTTAGGGCACTCGGCGGAACAATTGAAAATGTCCTCCAAAACCCAAAGTTCGATCGGAGTTATATTGTGATGCGTCGCGTCAAGCTATAG